ATCCAGGGGCAAAGAGGTAAGCGCCGCAAACACTCGTTGATGGCGGGGGGCATAGGGCACGGGGGCGATATCGGCGGCAACCACGGAAGCGACTCGTTCAGGATATAGAAGCGCCGTTGCCAACACGATTTTACCGCCCATGGAATGACCAATCAGATGCGCTTTGGTAGCGCCCAGTTCATCCAGCAATGACACCAGACTCTGGGCCAGACTTTGGTAGTCCATCTTATTCCAGTGGGGGCTTTGGCCGTGATTGGGCACATCTATGCGAGTAACGCGATAGTCGGTTTCCAGGGTCTGCGCCAGTGTCTTGAGGTTATCCAGATCACCGAAAAGGCCATGAACCAGAATGACATCTTCCCCGGAGCCTTGTGTCTGATAGTTAAGCTGCGCTGACATGTAAATCCTGCCTGTTGATTGGGATTAACACTTAAAGGCGGCAATTTTGCCCTCAAGCACGGGCGCAGGCAAGAAAAGTGGCCTGCACCATTGATGTGCGATTAAAAAATGCCCGCTTGTTCGCTCCCTGGCTTGGTAATCATCATCTCGGCCACGGTTTTCATTTTAGAGCGCTTTATCAATCTGTTGGACTGGCTTACACTGGGCTTTCTTCGGCGAAGCGGCATGCCTTGCATGCCTGATAAGACAAAAGGAAAGCATTGGTGATGAAATATATCGAAGTGGACGAAGAGCTCTATCGTTACATAGCCGGCAAGACTGAACGTATCGGTGAGAGTGCGTCGGATATTTTACGGCGTTTGCTGGGACTCTCTGTCGCCGAAGTCTCAGAAGTGGCACCTGTCGATATCAGTGAACCTGGCATGGAACAAGAGCCGGTGCATGTGCCCGAGGTCGAGCCTGAGCCGGACGTTGCCGCCCAGACCGAGATTGATTTTTCAGACTTGCTCAGTGAAGCGGGTCTGTCAGCGCAAAAAGGCGCCGTAGGCCGTTTTCTTTATGCGCTGGAATGTTTGCACCAGGCCGCACCTTCACGTTTTGAACAGGTGTTGCAAATTCAGGGACGCGATCGTCTCTACTTTGCCACATCCAAAGAAGCCCTGCTCAAGGCAAGCCAATCGGCCAACCCTAAAGAAATCGGTACAAGCGGTTTTTGGGTAACCACAAACAACAATACCGCTAAAAAACGCACCATACTTGAAGAAGCCCTGGTGCAGTTGGGTTGCGATCCGGTTCGTGCCAAATCCCTGGGTGAGCTGGCGCTCGCCTGAAACGACACCATTAGCCATCTACGATAAGGAATTCAGCCTTGGCCATCCATGACCGCGCAGGCAAGCAAGCACAGCAAGGGGATTTGGTTAATATTCCCAAACTCATGAGCCACTATTATCGACTCTTGCCGGATGCGAGCGATCCCGCTCAGAAGGTGAGTTTCGGTACTTCCGGCCATCGCGGCTGTGCTTTTCATCGAAGTTTTAACGAGCAGCATATTCTTGCCATTGCCCAGGCGGTGGTCGACTGGCGTGCCCAGGCTGACATCACCGGCCCCCTGTATCTCGGCATCGACACCCATGCGCTGTCTCAGGCGGCTTATTTGTCTGTTATAGAAGTGCTGATTGCCAACAAGGTTCAGGTGTTGGCGCAGCGTGATGATGCATACACGCCAACCCCTGTGGTCAGTCAGGCCATTGTGGCCGCCAATCGCCATCAAACGGGTGAAGGTGCAGTGCTCAGTGACGGCATCATTATCACACCGTCACACAACCCACCCCAGGACGGCGGCATCAAGTACAACCCACCCCACGGTGGACCGGCGGAAGGGGATATCACTTCCTGGATTGAAACACGTGCCAACCACTATCTGGCACACGGCCTGGATGGTGTTCGCCGGGTCAATTACGGTATCGCCTCGGGTCTTTCGCTGCTTAGCCACGTCGACCTGATTTCGCCCTATGTTGAAAGCCTTGCTGAGGTGATTGACATGGCCGCAATTGCCAAAGCCGGTGTACGTATAGGTGTTGACCCTCTGGGTGGCAGCGGCATCCATTACTGGCGCCCTATCGCAGAGCACTATGGTCTTGATATCAAGTTGGTAAATGACGCAATAGATCCAACCTTCGGTTTTATGCCATTGGATAAAGACGGCAAAATCCGCATGGACTGCTCATCACCCTATGCCATGGCCGGGCTTCTGGTGCACAAGGATAAGTTTGATATCTGTGTGGGTAACGACCCGGATTATGACCGCCACGGTATTGTCTGCCCGGGCTCTGGCCTGATGGATCCGAACCATTATCTGGCGGTGGCTATCGATTATCTGCTGGGCCACAGGCCACTCTGGGCCAAGACCCTGTCGGTGGGTAAAACCCTGGTGTCCAGCGCCTTGATAGACAAGGTCTGCACGGCTCATGGGGTGCCTCTGATGGAAGTGCCCGTGGGCTTTAAGTGGTTTGTTGATGGCCTTGCCGATGGCAGTGTGTGTTTTGGCGGTGAAGAAAGTGCCGGGGCGGCGTTCCTTAAACTGGATGGCAGCACCTGGTGTACCGACAAAGACGGCTTTATTTTGGCCCTGCTGGCGGCTGAGATCCTGGCTGTTACCGGTAAAACTCCGGCAGAGCGCTATGAAGAGCTGGTCGCCGAACATGGTCGCAGCTTCTATAAGCGTATCGACAGCCCACTTAACCCCAAAATGAAAGCCAAGTTTGGGGCTCTGAATGCTGAAACCCTGGGCGCCATCTCTGTCGCAGGCGATACCATTACCGCCGTGTTGACCAAGGCACCCGGCAATGGGGCCGCCATTGGTGGCATCAAGGTGTGCACAGATAAAGGCTGGTTCGCCGCGCGTCCATCCGGTACTGAGCCCTTGTTTAAGCTCTATGCCGAAAGCTTTGTCAGCGACGCGCATCTTGGCGAGCTAATTACTGACGCCCAGAATTTGCTGGGAACGGCACTCAAGGCCATCAAGCTGTAAAAGACCACCGCTAAGCCATATTAAAAAACGCGCCTTTGGGCGCGTTTTTTGTTGGATAAGTATTTTGTCGTTTGCTGTATCAATATTCGATATGGCAGCTTGGCAGGTTGTTTTTATCCAGATAATTCTGGTGATACTCTTCGGCTACATGGAAGGTTTGCAGTGGTACTATCTCGGTCACTATATGGCGGGTACCCCAGCGGCCTGAGCGGGCGAGGGCGAGTTTGGAGGCTTCGGCCTGTTCTTTTTGCACCTTGTCGTGGAAAAAGATGGTACTGCGGTACTGGGTCCCTATGTCGCCACCCTGTTGGTTAAGACTAGTAGGGTTATGGTTTTTCCAAAACACCTGCAGCAAATCGTCAAAGCTTACCTGGCCTGGGTCAAATTCCACCTGCACGACTTCGGCATGGCCTGTGATGCCTTTTTTTACCTCTTCATAGCGGGAATATTTGTCGTTACCGCCCATGTAACCGCAGGTGGCGTTGATCACGCCCGGGATCTGCCGGAAAAAATACTCTACACCCCAAAAGCAGCCGGCGCCAAAGGTGGCAAATGATGAACTGGATTGTGACATGGAAACCTCTATGGATGTCTGGACGGCTAAATTGTGATGAAATTGGTTCAGAAAAGCAATAGGGCCTCACACCTTTGTCTGCTCCATCGGCAACTCCATGAGTAAATGGTTGAGAATGAGCGCAAATAGCTGTGATAGTATTGGCACAAAACGCTGCGAGGCTAAAGGAATGCCTGCCAAAGGCGTGGCTCAGGCCCACAGGCAGTTCATCGCAATAGCCCAACGCAAGAAAGCCTCAGAGAAAGGAGACCCAAGTGCTTAACCTACTGCAAGGCTGCAAAGACTTTTTGCATCTTACCCTGTCCAATCCTGAACACTTAGACCCCATTCCCCCACAGCTGATGTACGGACATACCCAGGTGAGTCTCTGGGATACAGGTGCGCTGGTGTTTGAGCCTGCCGATGGCAACAGTCAAAAAGATATCGTGCTTTCAAGTGGGGTGCACGGCAATGAAACGGCGCCCATAGAGCTTTGCAACGGCCTTATTCAGGATCTGCTGGAAGGGCGGCTGCAGGTAAAAGAGCGGGTATTGTTCCTTATTGGTAACCCCGCTGCCATCAACAATGGCACCCGTATCGTAGATGAAAACATGAACCGGCTTTTTAGCGGTGAACACAGCCGTGGACCTGGACTCAGTAACCCCGAGCGGATACGTGCTAAAAAGCTTGAAGCCTATGTCACCCGTTTCTTTAAAGAAGGTGCAGAAAAGGGAGAGGGCAGGCAGCGCATTCATTACGATCTGCACACCGCCATCCGTGGCTCCAGGCATGAAAAGTTTGCCATCTACCCCTACCGCCCTGGCCGTGCCTTCAGCGGAGAGCAAATCATGTTCCTGGCGGCGAGTGGTGTGGATACCGTGCTCTTCCACCACGAACCGACCACCACCTTCAGTTATTTCTCATCTGAGTTGTTCCGCGCCGATGCCTTTACCATTGAACTGGGCAAGGTATATCCCATGGGACAGAACGACATGAGCAAGTTCGCCAATACCCGGGAAATGTTTAAGCGCCTTATCTGTGGTGAGCCGCTGGAGCTTGCACCTTTTGATGAAACTCAGGTGAACCTCTATCAGGTCTGCCGGGTCATTAATAAGGAAGCCGATGACTTTGAATTTACCTTCAGCACCGATGTGGAGAACTTTACTTCTTTCCCACGCGGGCACGTAATAGCACGTCAGGGTGGCAAGGATATTTTTGTCGAGCAGGAAGCCGAGGCGGTGGTGTTCCCCAACGCCAAGGTGCCCGTTGGCCAGCGCACCGTGATCATGCTGGTTCCCGCGGTGAACCCTCGCGTGGAATAAGGCTGTAAAGCAATTAATACATTCAAACGGGGGAAACTTGTCCCCCGTCATAGTGTAATGATTGTCAGGTAGTTTACGTTAACGTAATGTTCATCCCGCGTTTTACATACAGGTCTGCCGTGGGTGGGCCTCAATGATAACAAGAGCAGAATATGAGCAACGCATCAACAAACCAAGAGACAGTGCACAAAGTCTCCTTCCTCGACAGGGAGTCGCTGCACATCCCCATTCTCAAGATCCTTCAGGCGGACGGTACTCCCTACGAGGAAGCCGTTCTGCCGCAAATCGATGAAGCCCTCGCCAAGCGCATTTACGACGCCTGCGTGTTTACCCGTGTGCTGGATGAGCGCATGCTGGGTGCGCAGCGCCAGGGCCGTATCAGTTTTTACATGACCTGTACCGGTGAAGAAGCGGCCATTCTCGGCAGCGCCGCGGCCCTGGATGACAAAGACGTTATCCTGGCCCAATACCGTGAGCACGCCGCCCTGCGTTATCGCGGTTTTACCACCGAGCAGTTTATGAACCAGATGTTCAGCAACGAAAAAGACCTCGGTAAAGGCCGCCAGATGCCCATCCACTACGGCACGGCCGCGCTGCATTATCAAACCATTTCATCGCCACTGGGTACCCAAATCCCACAGGCGACTGGTGTGGGTTA
This sequence is a window from Shewanella zhangzhouensis. Protein-coding genes within it:
- a CDS encoding alpha/beta fold hydrolase, which codes for MSAQLNYQTQGSGEDVILVHGLFGDLDNLKTLAQTLETDYRVTRIDVPNHGQSPHWNKMDYQSLAQSLVSLLDELGATKAHLIGHSMGGKIVLATALLYPERVASVVAADIAPVPYAPRHQRVFAALTSLPLDGSVDRKEALNHLLARSVDDATAQFLLKSFRRAESGFSWRMNLDGLIASYDGIIGWPFSNDSYNGPTLFIRGDESDYVTAEHKDAILTQFPKVQLKSIGGAGHWLHAQKPSIFNRLVKNFLDSQRPELHG
- the pgm gene encoding phosphoglucomutase (alpha-D-glucose-1,6-bisphosphate-dependent) translates to MAIHDRAGKQAQQGDLVNIPKLMSHYYRLLPDASDPAQKVSFGTSGHRGCAFHRSFNEQHILAIAQAVVDWRAQADITGPLYLGIDTHALSQAAYLSVIEVLIANKVQVLAQRDDAYTPTPVVSQAIVAANRHQTGEGAVLSDGIIITPSHNPPQDGGIKYNPPHGGPAEGDITSWIETRANHYLAHGLDGVRRVNYGIASGLSLLSHVDLISPYVESLAEVIDMAAIAKAGVRIGVDPLGGSGIHYWRPIAEHYGLDIKLVNDAIDPTFGFMPLDKDGKIRMDCSSPYAMAGLLVHKDKFDICVGNDPDYDRHGIVCPGSGLMDPNHYLAVAIDYLLGHRPLWAKTLSVGKTLVSSALIDKVCTAHGVPLMEVPVGFKWFVDGLADGSVCFGGEESAGAAFLKLDGSTWCTDKDGFILALLAAEILAVTGKTPAERYEELVAEHGRSFYKRIDSPLNPKMKAKFGALNAETLGAISVAGDTITAVLTKAPGNGAAIGGIKVCTDKGWFAARPSGTEPLFKLYAESFVSDAHLGELITDAQNLLGTALKAIKL
- the msrA gene encoding peptide-methionine (S)-S-oxide reductase MsrA, with amino-acid sequence MSQSSSSFATFGAGCFWGVEYFFRQIPGVINATCGYMGGNDKYSRYEEVKKGITGHAEVVQVEFDPGQVSFDDLLQVFWKNHNPTSLNQQGGDIGTQYRSTIFFHDKVQKEQAEASKLALARSGRWGTRHIVTEIVPLQTFHVAEEYHQNYLDKNNLPSCHIEY
- the seqA gene encoding replication initiation negative regulator SeqA yields the protein MKYIEVDEELYRYIAGKTERIGESASDILRRLLGLSVAEVSEVAPVDISEPGMEQEPVHVPEVEPEPDVAAQTEIDFSDLLSEAGLSAQKGAVGRFLYALECLHQAAPSRFEQVLQIQGRDRLYFATSKEALLKASQSANPKEIGTSGFWVTTNNNTAKKRTILEEALVQLGCDPVRAKSLGELALA
- the astE gene encoding succinylglutamate desuccinylase, with protein sequence MLNLLQGCKDFLHLTLSNPEHLDPIPPQLMYGHTQVSLWDTGALVFEPADGNSQKDIVLSSGVHGNETAPIELCNGLIQDLLEGRLQVKERVLFLIGNPAAINNGTRIVDENMNRLFSGEHSRGPGLSNPERIRAKKLEAYVTRFFKEGAEKGEGRQRIHYDLHTAIRGSRHEKFAIYPYRPGRAFSGEQIMFLAASGVDTVLFHHEPTTTFSYFSSELFRADAFTIELGKVYPMGQNDMSKFANTREMFKRLICGEPLELAPFDETQVNLYQVCRVINKEADDFEFTFSTDVENFTSFPRGHVIARQGGKDIFVEQEAEAVVFPNAKVPVGQRTVIMLVPAVNPRVE